From a single Vibrio toranzoniae genomic region:
- the iscX gene encoding Fe-S cluster assembly protein IscX, with protein MSLKWIDSRDIAIELCDLYPDTDPKTVRFTDLHQWVLDLEEFDDEPNHSNEKILEAIILCWMDEMD; from the coding sequence ATGAGCTTGAAGTGGATTGATTCGCGAGATATCGCAATTGAACTATGTGATTTGTACCCAGATACTGATCCTAAAACGGTACGTTTTACCGATTTGCATCAGTGGGTGCTAGACCTTGAAGAGTTTGATGACGAGCCTAATCACTCGAATGAGAAAATCTTAGAGGCGATTATTTTGTGCTGGATGGATGAGATGGACTAA
- the fdx gene encoding ISC system 2Fe-2S type ferredoxin → MPKIIVLPHEDLCPEGAVLEAKTGETVLDVALKAGIGIEHACEKSCACTTCHVVIREGFDSLEESDDLEDDMLDKAWGLEMESRLGCQAKMADTDLVVEIPKYTLNLASEDH, encoded by the coding sequence ATGCCAAAGATTATTGTTTTACCTCACGAAGATCTATGTCCAGAGGGCGCTGTTTTAGAAGCAAAAACTGGCGAAACGGTTCTTGATGTTGCATTGAAGGCCGGTATTGGTATTGAACACGCGTGTGAAAAGTCATGCGCCTGCACTACATGTCATGTTGTGATTCGCGAAGGCTTCGATTCTTTAGAAGAGAGTGATGACCTAGAAGACGACATGCTAGATAAAGCATGGGGCTTAGAAATGGAATCTCGCCTTGGTTGCCAAGCTAAAATGGCTGATACAGACCTAGTTGTTGAGATTCCAAAGTACACATTGAACCTAGCGTCTGAAGATCACTAA
- the ndk gene encoding nucleoside-diphosphate kinase has product MALERTFSIVKPDAVKRNLVGEIYHRIEKAGLEIIAAKMVRLTEEQASGFYAEHEGKEFFGPLKEFMTSGPIMVQVLEGENAIARYRELMGKTNPEQAACGTIRADYAISMRYNSVHGSDSPESAAREIEFFFPESEICPRPAQ; this is encoded by the coding sequence ATGGCTCTAGAAAGAACGTTCTCAATTGTTAAGCCGGATGCAGTTAAGCGTAACCTTGTTGGTGAAATCTACCACCGTATCGAGAAAGCAGGTCTAGAAATTATTGCTGCTAAAATGGTTCGTCTAACTGAAGAGCAAGCGAGTGGCTTCTACGCAGAACATGAAGGTAAAGAGTTCTTTGGACCACTTAAAGAGTTCATGACTTCTGGTCCTATCATGGTTCAAGTGCTTGAAGGCGAAAACGCGATCGCTCGTTACCGTGAACTTATGGGCAAAACTAACCCAGAACAAGCGGCTTGCGGTACTATTCGTGCTGACTACGCAATCAGCATGCGTTACAACTCAGTACATGGCAGCGACAGCCCCGAGTCTGCAGCTCGCGAAATCGAATTCTTCTTCCCAGAATCTGAAATTTGCCCACGCCCAGCTCAATAA
- the hisS gene encoding histidine--tRNA ligase, translating into MAKNIQAIRGMNDCLPTQSPLWQKVENAVKNVVSAYGYNEVRMPIVEETTLFSRAVGEETDVVSKEMYTFDDRNGDSLTLRPEGTAGCVRSCIQNSLINRDEQRLWYMGPMFRHERPQKGRYRQFHQCGVEVFGLDGPDVDAELIMMTARLWRELGIDKHVRLELNSIGSQEDRVSYRTALVAFLEQHIDVLDEDCKRRMHTNPLRVLDTKNPDVQAILGDAPRLSEYLGEESKQHFAGLCELLDAVGIEYQVNERLVRGLDYYNRTVFEWITDSLGAQGTVCGGGRYDGLVEQLGGKATNAVGFAMGLERLVLMMETLELTEVRRSVDVYMVAAGEGTMIAGMKLANQLRDTVEGVRVMNHFGGGNFKKQFKRADKVGAVVALVLGENEVADNTVVLKDLVGGEQETVSQTEVADKVAALI; encoded by the coding sequence GTGGCTAAAAATATTCAAGCAATTCGAGGCATGAACGACTGCCTTCCAACTCAATCACCACTGTGGCAGAAAGTAGAAAACGCAGTTAAAAACGTGGTGAGCGCATACGGTTACAACGAAGTACGTATGCCTATCGTGGAAGAAACGACCCTATTTAGCCGTGCGGTTGGTGAAGAGACTGATGTTGTTTCTAAAGAAATGTACACCTTTGATGACCGTAATGGCGATAGCCTAACGCTGCGTCCAGAAGGCACTGCTGGTTGTGTACGTTCATGTATTCAAAACAGCCTTATCAATCGTGATGAACAGCGCCTATGGTACATGGGGCCTATGTTTCGTCACGAGCGCCCTCAAAAAGGCCGTTACCGTCAATTCCACCAATGTGGTGTTGAGGTGTTTGGGCTAGACGGTCCAGATGTAGACGCAGAACTGATTATGATGACAGCGCGTCTATGGCGTGAACTAGGCATCGATAAGCATGTTCGATTAGAGCTGAACTCAATTGGTTCTCAAGAAGATCGTGTAAGCTACCGCACTGCGTTAGTGGCCTTCCTAGAGCAACACATTGATGTGCTAGATGAAGACTGTAAACGTCGCATGCACACCAACCCTTTACGTGTACTTGATACTAAAAACCCTGATGTTCAAGCTATCTTAGGTGACGCACCTCGACTATCTGAATATTTAGGTGAAGAATCGAAGCAACATTTTGCTGGTTTGTGTGAACTTCTTGACGCTGTTGGTATCGAATACCAAGTTAATGAACGTCTAGTACGTGGTTTAGATTACTACAACCGTACCGTATTTGAGTGGATCACCGACAGCCTTGGTGCACAAGGTACAGTGTGTGGCGGTGGCCGTTACGATGGTCTTGTTGAGCAACTAGGCGGCAAAGCAACTAATGCGGTTGGTTTTGCAATGGGTCTAGAGCGTCTGGTTCTGATGATGGAAACACTAGAACTAACAGAAGTTCGCCGTAGCGTTGACGTATATATGGTTGCTGCTGGTGAAGGTACAATGATCGCGGGCATGAAGTTAGCGAATCAATTACGCGACACCGTTGAAGGCGTGCGTGTAATGAACCACTTCGGTGGTGGTAACTTCAAGAAGCAATTCAAACGTGCTGACAAAGTAGGTGCTGTTGTAGCGCTTGTACTTGGTGAGAACGAAGTTGCTGACAATACAGTAGTGCTAAAAGATTTGGTTGGCGGCGAGCAAGAAACCGTGTCTCAAACGGAAGTCGCAGATAAAGTGGCTGCTCTAATCTAA
- the pepB gene encoding aminopeptidase PepB, which yields MSTQMSVFLSQEAAQPQWGERAILSFSEAGSTIHIGEGHDLGAVQRAGRTLDGQGIAFVSLRGEGWDLESVWAFYQGYRGPKKKNALEWDALSEADQAELEARIRSTDWTRDIINKTAEEVAPRQLATMAAEYIKSVAPAGTVKAKIVKDKDLLTEGWEGIYAVGRGSERTSAMLQLDFNPTGDENAPVFACLVGKGITFDSGGYSIKPGQFMTAMKADMGGAATITGGLGLAIERGLNKRIKLILCCAENMISGRALKLGDIITYKNGKTVEIMNTDAEGRLVLADGLMYASAQNPDLIIDCATLTGAAKNALGNDYHALLSFDDELSHQALTAANQEKEGLWPLPLADFHRGMLPSNFADLSNISSGDYSPGASTAAAFLSYFVDDYKKGWIHMDCAGTYRKSASDKWSAGATGMGVRTLARLLIDQAK from the coding sequence ATGTCTACACAGATGTCTGTATTTTTAAGTCAAGAAGCTGCCCAGCCTCAGTGGGGAGAAAGAGCTATTTTATCGTTCTCTGAAGCGGGATCGACAATTCATATTGGCGAGGGCCACGATTTAGGCGCGGTTCAACGTGCTGGTCGTACACTTGATGGACAAGGTATTGCATTCGTATCACTTCGTGGTGAAGGTTGGGATCTCGAAAGTGTTTGGGCTTTTTATCAAGGCTACCGTGGACCAAAGAAAAAGAATGCATTGGAGTGGGATGCACTTTCAGAAGCCGACCAAGCTGAACTAGAGGCTCGCATTCGTTCTACTGATTGGACTCGTGACATTATCAATAAAACCGCTGAAGAAGTGGCGCCTCGTCAATTAGCGACGATGGCAGCCGAATACATCAAATCAGTGGCTCCTGCGGGCACAGTTAAAGCGAAAATCGTTAAAGACAAAGACCTACTTACCGAAGGGTGGGAAGGCATCTATGCGGTAGGCCGCGGCTCTGAACGCACATCTGCGATGCTTCAACTGGACTTCAACCCAACCGGCGATGAAAACGCACCGGTATTTGCTTGCCTAGTCGGTAAAGGCATCACTTTCGATTCAGGCGGCTATAGCATTAAGCCAGGTCAATTCATGACAGCGATGAAGGCTGACATGGGCGGTGCGGCAACCATTACGGGTGGCTTAGGCCTTGCGATTGAGCGTGGCTTAAACAAGCGCATTAAACTTATCTTATGCTGTGCAGAGAACATGATCTCTGGCCGTGCGTTGAAGCTTGGTGACATCATTACTTACAAAAATGGTAAGACGGTTGAGATCATGAATACCGATGCGGAAGGTCGCTTGGTTCTTGCTGATGGTTTGATGTACGCCAGTGCACAAAACCCAGATCTGATCATCGACTGCGCAACGTTAACCGGTGCGGCTAAAAATGCACTAGGTAACGACTACCACGCATTATTAAGCTTCGACGATGAGCTGTCTCACCAAGCATTAACGGCGGCAAATCAAGAAAAAGAGGGTCTTTGGCCACTGCCTCTTGCTGACTTCCACCGTGGTATGCTGCCTTCTAACTTTGCTGATCTCTCAAACATAAGCTCTGGGGATTACTCTCCGGGTGCAAGTACAGCGGCTGCGTTCCTTTCTTACTTTGTTGATGATTACAAAAAAGGTTGGATTCATATGGACTGCGCGGGTACTTACCGTAAGTCAGCAAGTGATAAATGGTCGGCAGGTGCGACTGGTATGGGTGTCCGTACTCTGGCTCGCCTTCTTATCGACCAAGCAAAATAA
- the bamB gene encoding outer membrane protein assembly factor BamB — protein MKKMFPKAALCAIALGLLAGCAGEEDTVIMAPVPTVNSEFTPKQEWSTSVGDGVGHYFSKLTPELAYDKVFVASRDGIVKALDPETGKKLWENDLEKEVIARLSGGLTAAYGKVFLGSENGEVIALEESTGEQLWRVSVNGEVLASPVTDSNMVIVHTSRGMLIALDQDNGEQKWAISTEVPSLTLRGDSTPVAVSGGVFWGTANGRLAAAIVDRGQLIWQQPVGTPKGATEIDRLVDVDASPVVLGGTLYTVGINGQLIAIDLRSGKPVWKRNYSSAIDLASDGSRLFVVTDKDHVVAVDARSGTELWSTPLLENRLLTAPAIINGYVVVGDTEGYLHWLDRSSGEFVAQQLVDDSGFAVAPIEMPEGYLVTTRNGDVKKLTISK, from the coding sequence ATGAAGAAGATGTTTCCAAAAGCGGCGTTATGTGCGATTGCTCTTGGCCTACTAGCTGGCTGTGCAGGTGAAGAAGACACCGTAATCATGGCGCCAGTACCAACAGTAAACAGTGAGTTCACTCCCAAACAAGAGTGGTCTACGTCGGTTGGTGATGGTGTTGGTCACTACTTTTCCAAATTAACGCCAGAGCTTGCTTACGACAAAGTGTTTGTCGCGAGCCGTGACGGTATTGTTAAAGCGCTAGACCCTGAAACGGGTAAAAAGTTGTGGGAAAACGATCTTGAAAAAGAAGTGATCGCACGCTTATCTGGTGGCCTAACAGCAGCTTACGGCAAAGTGTTCTTAGGCTCTGAAAATGGCGAAGTGATCGCACTGGAAGAATCAACTGGTGAACAGCTGTGGCGTGTATCAGTGAATGGTGAGGTGCTTGCATCCCCAGTAACTGATAGTAACATGGTTATTGTTCATACCAGCCGTGGCATGTTGATCGCGTTAGATCAAGACAACGGTGAGCAAAAGTGGGCCATCAGTACTGAAGTTCCAAGCCTAACACTACGTGGTGATAGTACACCAGTTGCGGTTTCTGGTGGTGTATTCTGGGGTACAGCAAATGGTCGTCTAGCAGCTGCTATCGTGGACCGTGGCCAGCTTATTTGGCAACAGCCAGTCGGCACGCCAAAAGGCGCAACGGAAATCGATCGCTTAGTCGATGTTGATGCATCTCCGGTTGTTCTTGGTGGCACCCTGTATACCGTGGGTATCAATGGTCAGTTAATCGCTATCGATCTTCGCTCTGGCAAGCCAGTTTGGAAGCGTAACTACTCGTCAGCGATAGATTTAGCGAGTGATGGCAGTCGTTTGTTTGTGGTCACAGACAAAGATCATGTGGTTGCGGTTGATGCTCGTAGTGGTACTGAACTTTGGAGCACTCCATTGTTAGAAAACCGTCTACTAACGGCCCCTGCTATTATTAACGGTTATGTAGTTGTCGGTGATACGGAAGGTTACCTACACTGGTTAGATCGTTCATCTGGTGAGTTTGTTGCTCAACAGCTAGTCGATGATAGCGGCTTTGCGGTTGCACCCATTGAAATGCCTGAAGGCTACTTAGTGACGACTCGCAATGGCGATGTAAAGAAACTAACGATTAGCAAATAA
- the hscA gene encoding Fe-S protein assembly chaperone HscA produces the protein MALLQIAEPGQSAAPHQHKLAVGIDLGTTNSLVAAVRSGEASTLVDQQGRSILPSVVHYQSESYTTGDEARASAQTDPKNTIISVKRLIGRSLSDIQQRYPSLPYQFEESDNGLPVIRTEQGNKNPIQVSADILRALGQRAESTLGGELSGAVITVPAYFDDAQRAGTKDAAQLAGLHVLRLLNEPTAAAIAYGLDSGREGIIAVYDLGGGTFDISILRLSKGVFEVLATGGDSALGGDDFDHLVAEHFQEKMGLSVLTAEQNRILLDAATEAKIGLSEAESVDVEVLGWSGSLTREEFEEIIKPLVKKTLLSCRRALKDADVDADEVLEVVMVGGSTRTLLVREMVGDFFGRTPLTSINPDEVVAIGASIQADILVGNKPDSEMLLLDVIPLSLGIETMGGLVEKIIPRNTTIPVARAQEFTTFKDGQTAMTVHTVQGEREMVDDCRSLARFALKGIPPMTAGAAHIRVTYQVDADGLLSVTAMEKSTGVQAEIQVKPSYGLSDDEVSNMLKDSMTFAKEDMQARALAEQRVEADRVIEGLIAAMQADGDELLDEQGKQQLVQAIEVLIEVRNGDNADAIELEIKNIDKASQDFASRRMDKSIRAALSGQSVDNI, from the coding sequence CATTGGTTGCCGCAGTGCGCAGTGGTGAGGCGAGCACTCTCGTGGACCAACAAGGCCGCAGTATTTTGCCTTCCGTTGTTCACTATCAGTCAGAGTCATACACAACGGGTGATGAAGCGCGTGCAAGTGCACAGACTGATCCTAAAAATACCATTATCTCAGTAAAGCGATTAATCGGTCGTTCACTGTCAGATATTCAACAGCGATACCCATCTCTGCCATATCAGTTTGAAGAAAGTGATAATGGTCTACCTGTGATTCGCACTGAGCAAGGCAACAAGAACCCAATCCAAGTATCAGCAGATATTCTGCGAGCGCTAGGCCAACGTGCTGAGTCCACGTTGGGTGGGGAGCTCTCTGGTGCTGTGATTACCGTTCCTGCGTATTTTGATGATGCACAACGTGCAGGTACTAAAGACGCAGCACAGCTTGCCGGTCTCCATGTTTTACGTCTTTTGAATGAACCAACGGCTGCAGCCATTGCATACGGATTAGATTCAGGTAGGGAAGGGATCATTGCCGTTTATGACTTAGGTGGTGGTACGTTTGATATCTCTATCTTACGCCTATCTAAAGGCGTTTTTGAAGTACTTGCAACGGGTGGCGACTCTGCATTAGGTGGTGATGATTTTGACCATTTAGTCGCGGAGCACTTTCAAGAGAAAATGGGCTTATCAGTACTAACAGCAGAACAGAATCGTATTCTGCTAGATGCAGCAACAGAAGCGAAGATTGGCTTATCTGAAGCTGAAAGTGTTGATGTTGAAGTGCTTGGTTGGTCTGGTTCATTAACTCGTGAAGAGTTTGAAGAGATCATCAAGCCGCTGGTTAAGAAAACATTGCTTTCGTGCCGCCGTGCACTGAAAGATGCAGACGTTGATGCGGACGAAGTTCTCGAAGTGGTCATGGTGGGTGGTTCAACTCGCACATTGCTTGTACGTGAAATGGTCGGTGACTTCTTTGGTCGTACACCACTAACCAGCATTAACCCTGATGAAGTGGTTGCGATTGGCGCATCGATTCAAGCGGATATCTTAGTCGGCAATAAGCCAGATTCTGAAATGTTACTACTGGATGTTATCCCGCTTTCCTTAGGTATTGAAACCATGGGCGGTTTGGTCGAAAAGATCATCCCTCGTAATACCACGATCCCTGTGGCTCGCGCACAAGAGTTTACCACGTTCAAAGACGGTCAAACTGCAATGACAGTGCATACCGTGCAAGGCGAACGTGAAATGGTTGACGACTGTCGTTCACTGGCTCGTTTTGCTCTAAAAGGCATTCCCCCAATGACAGCGGGAGCGGCGCATATTCGTGTGACTTACCAAGTGGATGCTGATGGTCTATTATCGGTTACCGCTATGGAGAAGAGCACTGGCGTTCAAGCAGAAATCCAGGTTAAACCTTCTTACGGCCTAAGCGACGACGAAGTGTCTAACATGCTGAAAGACTCGATGACGTTTGCCAAAGAAGACATGCAAGCACGTGCTCTTGCGGAACAACGCGTAGAAGCTGATCGTGTTATCGAAGGCTTGATTGCTGCAATGCAAGCTGATGGTGACGAGCTCCTAGATGAACAAGGGAAACAGCAACTTGTTCAAGCGATTGAAGTGTTGATTGAAGTGCGTAATGGCGACAATGCTGATGCCATTGAACTAGAAATTAAGAATATCGACAAAGCGAGCCAAGACTTTGCTTCTCGTCGTATGGATAAATCAATTCGTGCTGCACTGTCAGGTCAGTCAGTCGATAATATTTAA
- a CDS encoding YfgM family protein — MELYDSEEQQVEAIKDWWKENGKAVIFGAVIGLGGLFGWRYYQDSVVEAREAASESYTSVISALDAKGVAAQSDIQAFIDANKDAEYSVLAAMQLAKAQVQAGELTAALEQLEWAKSATKDVALEPLLTYRVARIKAEQGEFDAALTDLAAMTDESWKGRVAELRGDISLRKGDTDAAYSAYTEAQQAVDASQTLQIKLDDLAK, encoded by the coding sequence GTGGAACTTTACGATAGCGAAGAGCAACAAGTTGAAGCCATTAAAGATTGGTGGAAAGAGAACGGTAAAGCCGTAATCTTTGGTGCAGTTATTGGTTTAGGTGGTCTATTTGGTTGGCGCTATTATCAAGATTCAGTCGTCGAAGCACGTGAAGCTGCTTCGGAAAGCTACACTTCTGTAATTTCAGCGCTTGATGCTAAAGGCGTTGCGGCTCAATCTGACATTCAAGCTTTCATCGATGCAAACAAAGACGCTGAGTACTCAGTACTTGCTGCAATGCAACTTGCAAAAGCACAAGTACAAGCGGGTGAGCTAACGGCGGCACTTGAACAACTTGAATGGGCAAAATCGGCAACGAAAGATGTGGCACTTGAGCCTCTGCTTACTTACCGTGTTGCACGTATTAAAGCTGAGCAAGGTGAATTTGACGCAGCATTGACTGACCTTGCTGCAATGACTGATGAATCTTGGAAAGGCCGTGTTGCGGAACTGCGTGGTGATATCTCACTTCGTAAAGGCGACACTGACGCAGCATACAGTGCCTATACAGAAGCACAGCAAGCTGTTGATGCGAGCCAAACGCTTCAAATCAAACTTGACGACCTAGCTAAATAA
- a CDS encoding bifunctional tRNA (adenosine(37)-C2)-methyltransferase TrmG/ribosomal RNA large subunit methyltransferase RlmN yields MTTAKVNLLDFDRKGLRQFFAEELNEKAFRAEQVMKWIYHFGVDDFEKMNNINKKLREKLERRCEIVAPVVSEAQHSSDGTIKWAMSVGDQDVETVYIPDGDRATLCVSSQVGCALECKFCSTAQQGFNRNLKVSEIVGQIWRASREIGLEKETGRRPITNVVMMGMGEPLLNMKNLMPSLEIMLDDLGFALSKRRVTVSTSGVVSGLDQMTDNIDVALAISLHAPNDALRSQIMPINDRWDIQDFLASVRRYIASSNANRGKVTVEYVLLDHVNDDMDHARELAELMKDTPCKVNLIPFNPYPGSPYKKPSNSRIDRFQKTLMEYNYTVTVRKTRGDDIDAACGQLVGDVIDRTKRTKMIKAASEANLIAGGVIEVKAV; encoded by the coding sequence ATGACCACAGCTAAAGTCAATCTACTCGATTTTGATCGTAAAGGTCTTCGTCAATTTTTCGCAGAAGAACTGAATGAGAAAGCGTTTCGAGCAGAGCAGGTGATGAAGTGGATTTATCATTTCGGTGTTGATGACTTCGAAAAAATGAACAACATCAACAAAAAGTTACGTGAAAAACTTGAGCGTCGTTGTGAGATTGTTGCACCAGTTGTTTCAGAAGCTCAACACTCTTCAGACGGCACAATTAAATGGGCAATGAGCGTTGGCGATCAAGATGTTGAAACCGTATACATCCCAGATGGTGACCGTGCGACGTTATGTGTATCGTCTCAAGTTGGTTGTGCACTCGAATGTAAATTCTGCTCTACTGCTCAACAAGGTTTTAACCGTAACTTAAAAGTTTCAGAGATCGTTGGCCAAATCTGGCGTGCATCTCGTGAAATAGGCCTAGAGAAAGAAACGGGTCGTCGCCCAATTACTAACGTCGTAATGATGGGGATGGGTGAGCCGCTGCTAAACATGAAGAACCTAATGCCGTCATTAGAAATCATGCTTGATGACCTAGGTTTCGCACTGTCTAAGCGTCGTGTTACGGTATCAACTTCTGGTGTTGTTTCTGGCCTTGACCAAATGACAGACAACATTGATGTTGCGTTGGCTATCTCTCTACACGCGCCAAACGATGCACTACGTAGCCAGATCATGCCGATTAATGATCGTTGGGATATTCAAGATTTCCTAGCGTCTGTTCGTCGTTACATTGCTTCTTCAAATGCTAACCGCGGTAAAGTAACGGTTGAGTATGTTTTACTGGATCATGTGAATGATGATATGGACCACGCTCGTGAGCTTGCAGAGTTAATGAAAGACACGCCGTGTAAGGTTAACTTAATTCCATTTAATCCTTACCCGGGATCGCCTTATAAGAAGCCAAGCAATTCTCGTATTGACCGCTTCCAAAAAACGTTAATGGAATACAATTATACCGTAACTGTTCGTAAAACTCGTGGTGATGACATTGATGCCGCATGTGGGCAGTTAGTGGGTGATGTGATTGATAGAACCAAGCGCACTAAAATGATCAAAGCCGCATCAGAAGCGAATTTGATTGCAGGCGGTGTGATTGAAGTAAAAGCGGTATAA
- a CDS encoding RodZ domain-containing protein, whose protein sequence is MNTEHDTKTQETVAPALEAGTLLKNKRESLGLTQKQISDRLKLRVTLIQQIEENQFESDQVATFMRGYIRSYAKYVNLDEKVVLSALHHAGDAQHQEQEMLSFSRKTKTEKHNSRIMLLTWSIFAVIAGISSLWWWQNQQQDTLSQSLVNAERPEELVAEEPLTPELDSLAVIESVDALTVVSAAESSDTLTQVEETQAAAEVDSAVAEPEVVTPEPVANQLVMQFSADCWIQVKDAAGNTLSTGIKKAGQTLNLSGTAPYKVILGAPEGVSMTFASEPVDLSGYTSGKVARITLP, encoded by the coding sequence ATGAACACAGAACACGATACAAAAACACAAGAAACCGTTGCTCCAGCTTTGGAGGCGGGAACGCTTCTCAAAAATAAACGCGAGTCTCTTGGTCTTACACAAAAACAGATCTCTGATCGCTTAAAGCTTCGCGTTACTTTGATACAACAAATCGAAGAAAACCAATTTGAGTCAGATCAAGTGGCGACTTTCATGCGTGGTTACATTCGCTCATACGCGAAATACGTCAATCTTGATGAAAAAGTGGTACTGAGCGCACTTCACCATGCAGGTGATGCTCAACATCAAGAACAAGAAATGTTGAGCTTTTCTCGTAAAACAAAAACCGAGAAGCACAACAGTCGCATTATGTTGCTGACTTGGAGTATCTTCGCTGTTATTGCTGGTATCTCTTCATTGTGGTGGTGGCAGAATCAACAACAAGACACTTTATCTCAATCTCTGGTCAATGCTGAGAGGCCAGAAGAGTTGGTGGCTGAAGAACCGCTTACTCCTGAGTTAGATTCATTAGCCGTTATCGAAAGTGTTGATGCTCTTACCGTGGTTAGTGCTGCTGAATCTTCAGATACACTCACGCAAGTTGAAGAAACCCAAGCAGCTGCAGAGGTTGACTCTGCTGTTGCTGAACCAGAAGTTGTAACTCCTGAACCTGTAGCTAATCAGCTCGTTATGCAATTTTCTGCTGATTGTTGGATTCAAGTAAAAGATGCGGCAGGCAATACTTTGTCTACCGGTATCAAAAAAGCAGGTCAGACACTCAATCTTTCAGGAACGGCGCCATACAAAGTGATTCTAGGTGCACCTGAGGGCGTATCGATGACATTTGCAAGTGAACCTGTCGACCTTTCTGGGTATACTTCAGGCAAAGTCGCTAGAATAACCTTACCTTAG
- the ispG gene encoding flavodoxin-dependent (E)-4-hydroxy-3-methylbut-2-enyl-diphosphate synthase, whose amino-acid sequence MQHESPIIRRKSTRIYVGDVPIGDGAPIAVQSMTNTRTTDVAATVAQIRALEKVGADIVRVSVPTMDAADAFKLIKQQVSIPLVADIHFDYRIALKVAEYGVDCLRINPGNIGNESRIRSVVDCARDMNIPIRIGVNGGSLEKEIQEKYTEPTAEALVESAMRHVDILDRLNFDQFKVSVKASDVFLAVGSYRLLAKQIDQPLHLGITEAGGARAGSVKSAVGLGMLLSEGIGDTLRISLAADPVEEIKVGFDILKSLRIRSRGINFIACPSCSRQEFDVINTVNALEERLEDVITPMDVSIIGCVVNGPGEAEVSHLGLAGSARKSAFYEDGKRQKERFDNDDLVDKLEAKIRAKASVLDKANRIDVENLED is encoded by the coding sequence ATGCAACACGAATCTCCTATTATTCGTCGCAAATCAACCCGTATTTATGTGGGTGATGTGCCGATCGGTGATGGTGCGCCAATTGCTGTGCAATCCATGACCAACACAAGAACAACCGATGTAGCCGCGACCGTTGCTCAAATTCGAGCTTTGGAAAAAGTGGGCGCTGATATCGTTCGCGTATCTGTACCAACTATGGATGCCGCTGATGCGTTTAAGCTAATCAAGCAGCAAGTTTCTATTCCTTTGGTTGCTGATATCCATTTTGATTATCGTATTGCCCTTAAAGTGGCAGAATATGGCGTAGATTGTCTGCGTATCAACCCTGGTAATATCGGTAACGAAAGCCGTATCCGCTCTGTTGTGGATTGCGCTCGCGATATGAATATTCCGATTCGTATTGGTGTTAACGGCGGCTCTCTTGAAAAAGAGATCCAAGAGAAATACACAGAGCCTACAGCAGAAGCGCTTGTTGAATCCGCGATGCGTCATGTAGATATCCTAGACCGTCTGAACTTTGATCAGTTTAAAGTCAGCGTTAAGGCCTCGGATGTATTCTTAGCCGTCGGTTCTTATCGTTTGCTTGCCAAGCAGATTGACCAACCACTTCATCTTGGTATTACCGAAGCGGGCGGTGCTCGTGCTGGTTCTGTGAAGTCAGCCGTCGGTTTAGGCATGTTATTATCTGAAGGTATCGGCGATACGCTGCGTATCTCACTCGCGGCGGATCCTGTTGAAGAGATCAAAGTCGGCTTTGATATTCTTAAATCTTTGCGCATTCGTTCGCGTGGCATCAACTTCATTGCGTGCCCGAGTTGTTCTCGTCAAGAGTTCGATGTTATTAACACCGTTAATGCTCTTGAAGAGCGCTTAGAAGACGTTATTACCCCAATGGATGTGTCAATCATCGGTTGTGTGGTTAACGGCCCTGGTGAAGCTGAAGTGTCTCACTTAGGTCTAGCGGGTAGTGCACGTAAGAGTGCCTTCTATGAAGACGGTAAGCGTCAGAAAGAGCGTTTTGACAACGATGACCTTGTCGACAAGCTTGAAGCGAAGATCCGCGCAAAAGCATCGGTGCTTGATAAAGCAAATCGCATTGATGTAGAAAATTTAGAAGATTAA